The genomic DNA TCTTACACTTTTGGCACCTTTTTCTATCAAAATATCCGCCGCCTTGCAGAGGGTTCCTGCGGTGTCTATCATATCATCAATTAAAATCACATTTCTGCCCTCTACATCTCCAATGAGGAACATCTCCTCTACCACATTGGCTTTCTTGCGTTCTTTGTAGGCGATAACCACCTCTGCACCCAAGTGCCCTGCATAATTTTTGGCACGCTTGGCACCTCCCATATCTGGCGATGCAATGGTGAGGTTGTCTAAATTTAAAGATTTAATGTAATCCACAAAAATGGTGGAAGCATAAAGATGATCCACAGGAATTTCAAAAAAGCCTTGGATTTGGTCGGCGTGGAGGTCCATCGTCATAATCCGTGTAGCACCAGCTGCCGTTAATAAATTAGCAACCAACTTGGCACCAATAGGCGCTCTTGGCTTATCTTTTCTATCTTGTCTGGCTAATCCATAATAAGGTAAAACCACGGTAATACTCTTTGCTGATGCGCGTTTGGCGGCATCTATCATCAGTAATAATTCTAAAAGATTATCCGCTGGTGGAAAGGTAGAACCGATTAAAAAAACGCGACCGCCCCTCACCGATTGGTCTAATACGGGCTCAAATTCGCCATCGCTAAACGCTTGAAAATTGATTTTCC from Riemerella columbina includes the following:
- a CDS encoding ribose-phosphate pyrophosphokinase, whose amino-acid sequence is MSHQASYLFSTRTSKDLAEKIAKEYGQELGKINFQAFSDGEFEPVLDQSVRGGRVFLIGSTFPPADNLLELLLMIDAAKRASAKSITVVLPYYGLARQDRKDKPRAPIGAKLVANLLTAAGATRIMTMDLHADQIQGFFEIPVDHLYASTIFVDYIKSLNLDNLTIASPDMGGAKRAKNYAGHLGAEVVIAYKERKKANVVEEMFLIGDVEGRNVILIDDMIDTAGTLCKAADILIEKGAKSVRAMATHPVLSGKAYENIENSKITEVIVTDTIPIKNNCPSKIKVLSCAPLFAEVMKMVHEHKSISDKFII